A window of the Thermoleophilia bacterium SCSIO 60948 genome harbors these coding sequences:
- a CDS encoding glutamate-5-semialdehyde dehydrogenase, translating into MAAVSAQQVGGSVAEIARAAKRAAIELARADAATRSRVLERIAELLSERSDEILDANRADLDDERAQGLTSALRDRLALTPERIAAMAEGAREVASLDDPVGETIESRTLASGLELSKRRVPLGLVAVIYEARPNVTIDCAALTIKSANSIVLRGSSYAARSNAALAAIVAEALASEGLPAEAVALIEGGREDLAELATLEGVVDLVIPRGGEGLKAALKQVATVPVMYAASGNCHVYVDSEADLDMARRIIVNAKVSRPGVCNAAESLLVHRDVADEFLPGALAELASDGVELVGDEATRAAAGGTAVAAATESDFSSEFLDLKLSVAVVDSLEAAIEHVNRYGSGHSEAIVTADERAAFEFTEAVDAAAVYWNASTRYTDGFEFGLGAEVGNSTQKLHARGPIGIRELMTTKYVVRGDGQVRE; encoded by the coding sequence ATGGCTGCGGTCAGCGCACAACAGGTAGGCGGTTCGGTCGCTGAGATAGCGCGGGCCGCGAAGCGCGCCGCGATCGAGCTCGCGCGTGCCGATGCCGCGACGCGCTCGCGAGTGCTCGAGCGGATCGCCGAGCTGCTCTCCGAGCGCTCCGACGAGATCCTCGACGCGAACCGCGCCGACCTCGACGATGAACGCGCACAGGGGCTGACGAGCGCGCTCCGCGACCGGCTCGCGCTGACGCCCGAGCGGATCGCCGCGATGGCCGAGGGGGCGCGCGAGGTCGCATCGCTCGACGATCCCGTCGGCGAGACGATCGAGTCGCGGACGCTCGCAAGCGGGCTCGAGCTGTCCAAGCGCCGAGTCCCGCTGGGACTCGTCGCCGTCATCTACGAGGCGCGGCCGAACGTCACCATCGACTGCGCCGCGCTGACGATCAAGAGCGCGAACTCGATCGTCCTGCGCGGCTCGAGCTACGCCGCTCGCTCCAACGCCGCGCTGGCGGCGATCGTCGCCGAGGCCCTGGCCTCCGAGGGACTGCCCGCCGAGGCGGTGGCCCTCATCGAGGGCGGTCGCGAGGACCTGGCCGAGCTCGCGACCCTCGAGGGCGTGGTCGACCTCGTGATCCCGCGTGGGGGCGAGGGGCTGAAGGCGGCGCTCAAGCAGGTCGCGACGGTGCCGGTGATGTACGCGGCGTCGGGCAACTGCCACGTCTACGTCGACTCCGAGGCCGATCTCGACATGGCGCGGCGGATCATCGTCAATGCGAAGGTCAGCCGGCCCGGCGTCTGCAACGCGGCCGAGAGCCTGCTCGTCCACCGCGACGTCGCGGACGAGTTCCTGCCCGGCGCGCTCGCCGAACTGGCGAGCGACGGCGTCGAGCTGGTCGGCGACGAGGCGACCCGTGCGGCCGCGGGCGGCACCGCCGTCGCCGCCGCGACGGAGAGCGACTTCTCGTCCGAGTTCCTCGACCTCAAGTTGTCGGTCGCGGTCGTCGACTCGCTCGAGGCTGCGATCGAGCACGTCAACCGCTACGGGTCGGGCCATTCCGAGGCGATCGTGACGGCCGACGAGCGGGCGGCGTTCGAGTTCACCGAGGCGGTCGACGCCGCGGCGGTCTACTGGAACGCCTCGACGCGCTACACGGACGGATTCGAGTTCGGGCTCGGCGCCGAGGTCGGCAACTCCACCCAGAAGCTCCACGCGCGCGGGCCGATCGGCATCCGCGAGCTGATGACGACGAAGTACGTCGTCCGCGGCGACGGACAGGTCCGCGAGTAG
- the proB gene encoding glutamate 5-kinase: MTVVVKLGSSIVADERGLVRDDVLDAVCPQVVELHRGGEDVCLITSGAIALGMRIMGMATRPREVADMQAASAVGQGSLFRAYESRLAAGDVHAAQVLLTSVDISARMHYLNARHALRRLLDWRCVPVINENDTTATDEITFGDNDFLSAQVSMLLGARLLVLLTDQAGVHTADPRLDPTAELIEEVADPTELRQHAIGGRSSTFGSGGMRSKVAAAEMACAAGVPAVICDGQRPDTLRRAVAGERVGTRFAAHPEPTSAFKLWLRYAKPSRGRVLVDDGAARVLRERGSSLLPVGIVGVEGEFAPGDAVDVVAGGDLVGKGIVNYSATELGRLSGLKSSEVGQLLPGGAEEAVHRDRFVLA, encoded by the coding sequence ATGACCGTCGTCGTCAAGCTCGGATCGTCGATCGTCGCCGACGAGCGCGGCCTCGTCCGAGACGACGTGCTCGACGCGGTCTGTCCGCAGGTGGTCGAGTTGCACCGCGGCGGCGAGGACGTCTGCCTGATCACCTCGGGCGCGATCGCGCTCGGGATGCGGATCATGGGGATGGCGACGCGCCCGCGCGAGGTCGCCGACATGCAGGCCGCCTCCGCGGTCGGCCAGGGGTCGCTGTTTCGCGCCTACGAGTCGCGCCTGGCGGCCGGCGACGTCCACGCGGCCCAGGTGCTGCTGACGTCGGTCGACATCTCGGCGCGGATGCACTACCTGAACGCCCGCCACGCGCTGCGCAGATTGCTCGACTGGCGCTGCGTGCCGGTGATCAACGAGAACGACACGACCGCTACGGACGAGATCACGTTCGGCGACAACGATTTCCTCTCCGCGCAGGTCTCGATGCTGCTCGGGGCGCGGCTGCTCGTGCTGCTGACCGACCAGGCGGGGGTCCACACCGCCGACCCGAGGCTCGACCCCACGGCCGAGCTGATCGAGGAGGTCGCCGATCCGACCGAGCTCAGGCAACACGCGATCGGCGGGCGCTCGTCGACCTTCGGCTCGGGCGGCATGCGAAGCAAGGTCGCCGCCGCCGAGATGGCCTGCGCGGCGGGGGTGCCCGCGGTGATCTGCGACGGGCAGCGGCCGGACACGCTCCGCCGCGCGGTCGCGGGCGAGCGGGTAGGTACGCGGTTTGCGGCCCATCCCGAGCCGACCTCGGCGTTCAAGCTCTGGCTTCGCTACGCCAAGCCGAGCCGCGGCCGCGTGCTCGTCGACGACGGCGCCGCGCGGGTTCTCCGGGAGCGCGGCTCGAGCCTGCTCCCGGTCGGGATCGTCGGCGTCGAGGGGGAGTTCGCACCCGGCGACGCGGTCGACGTGGTCGCGGGTGGGGACCTGGTCGGCAAGGGGATCGTGAACTACTCCGCCACCGAGCTCGGACGGCTCAGCGGCCTCAAGTCCTCGGAGGTCGGCCAGCTGCTGCCGGGCGGGGCGGAGGAGGCGGTCCACCGCGACCGCTTCGTCCTCGCCTAG
- the obgE gene encoding GTPase ObgE, with protein MFQDRAKIWVEGGDGGNGCVSFRREAHVPRGGPDGGDGGRGGDVVLLCDDSRRDLAYFRGQPHQRAGRGRHGEGSQRHGARGDDLILRVPPGTSVEGLEGERYDLVRPGQRAVVAAGGAGGNGNRRFKSSTRQAPRFAERGLAGAEGWIELHLRLLADAGLVGLPNAGKSSLLGRLTRAAPKVGDYPFTTIDPVLGTLEADDRSVVIADIPGLIEGAAEGAGLGHEFLAHVERCRAIVHVIEIAPYGEIDRDAALLAYETVRGELVAHGHGLADLPELICLSKADLAPSEDVAELAAEWRERLGESVLGVLSVSAATGEGLDELSLAILAAVPERDDVEAAVAEDSGFEAEHLVYRPQAQGFEVLRDDDGVFRVAGRGIETLIARHDTTNQEALDYLERRLREIGVIAALRRAGFETGGEVRIGDAEFELDPEG; from the coding sequence GTGTTCCAGGACCGCGCGAAGATCTGGGTCGAGGGCGGTGACGGCGGCAACGGCTGCGTCTCTTTCCGCCGCGAGGCGCATGTCCCGCGCGGCGGTCCCGACGGTGGCGACGGCGGGCGCGGGGGAGACGTCGTCCTGCTGTGTGACGACTCGCGCCGCGATCTCGCCTATTTCCGCGGTCAGCCGCACCAGCGCGCGGGTCGCGGGCGCCACGGCGAGGGCTCGCAGCGCCACGGCGCTCGTGGCGACGACCTCATCCTGCGCGTCCCGCCCGGGACGAGCGTCGAGGGTCTCGAGGGCGAGCGCTACGACCTCGTACGGCCCGGCCAGCGTGCGGTCGTCGCGGCGGGCGGTGCCGGCGGCAACGGCAACCGCCGTTTCAAGAGCTCGACGCGACAGGCCCCGCGATTCGCCGAGCGCGGGCTGGCGGGGGCCGAGGGCTGGATCGAGCTTCACCTGCGGCTGCTCGCCGACGCCGGGCTCGTCGGCCTCCCGAACGCCGGCAAGTCCTCGCTGCTCGGGCGGCTGACGCGGGCGGCCCCGAAGGTCGGCGACTATCCGTTCACGACGATCGACCCCGTCCTCGGCACGCTCGAGGCCGACGACCGCTCGGTCGTGATCGCCGACATCCCGGGACTGATCGAGGGTGCCGCCGAGGGGGCCGGCCTCGGCCACGAGTTCCTCGCCCACGTCGAGCGCTGCCGGGCGATCGTCCACGTGATCGAGATCGCCCCCTACGGCGAGATCGACCGAGACGCCGCCCTGCTCGCCTACGAGACGGTCCGTGGTGAGCTCGTAGCCCACGGGCACGGGCTCGCCGATCTCCCGGAGCTGATCTGCCTGTCGAAGGCCGACCTCGCGCCCAGCGAGGACGTCGCCGAGCTCGCCGCGGAGTGGCGCGAGCGGCTCGGTGAGTCGGTGCTCGGCGTGCTCTCGGTGTCGGCGGCGACCGGCGAGGGCCTCGACGAGCTCTCGCTCGCGATCCTCGCAGCGGTCCCCGAACGCGACGACGTCGAGGCCGCGGTCGCCGAGGACTCGGGGTTCGAGGCCGAACACCTCGTCTATCGACCGCAGGCGCAGGGCTTCGAGGTCCTGCGCGACGACGACGGGGTCTTCCGCGTCGCGGGCCGCGGGATCGAGACGCTGATCGCGCGCCACGACACGACGAATCAGGAGGCGCTCGACTACCTCGAGCGGCGTCTGCGCGAGATCGGGGTGATCGCGGCGCTGCGGCGCGCCGGGTTCGAGACGGGCGGCGAGGTGCGGATCGGCGATGCCGAGTTCGAGCTCGACCCGGAGGGCTGA